A window of Oncorhynchus tshawytscha isolate Ot180627B linkage group LG10, Otsh_v2.0, whole genome shotgun sequence contains these coding sequences:
- the LOC121847555 gene encoding caspase-6-like — MLSLMSMGKNLIEVSDPGEEYVMSYNLRGLALIFNQEYFSPELRLPHRHGTKADKNNLLRRLEELSFAVRPYDNLNRQEVLAVINDAVNWSHTEADCFLCVFLSHGENECVFARDGKLSIRDLTHTFKGDRCPSLVCKPKIFIFQACRGDKHDEPVSPIVDVVDCEVHANQLVVDVGTVHTLPAGADFLMCYSVAEGYFSHRETLNGSWYIQDLCEVLQEYGTRLEITEMMTLVNRRVSLRRVENCADRNAIGKKQVPCYTSMLTKKLYFRSKKL, encoded by the exons ATGCTGAGCCTGATGTCTATGGGTAAGAATCT TATTGAGGTGTCAGACCCGGGGGAGGAGTATGTGATGTCATACAACCTAAGGGGGCTGGCCCTCATCTTCAACCAGGAATACTTCTCGCCAGAGCTCCGCCTCCCTCATCGCCATGGTACCAAAGCTGACAAGAACAACCTCTTGCGACg aCTAGAGGAGCTAAGTTTTGCTGTGAGGCCATATGACAACCTGAACAGACAGGAGGTCCTGGCTGTCATAAACGATG ctgtgaACTGGAGCCATACGGAGGCagattgtttcctgtgtgtgtttctgagccaCGGGGAGAATGAGTGCGTGTTCGCTAGAGACGGCAAACTCTCCATCCGAGACTTGACACACACCTTCAAAGGAGACCGCTGTCCTAGTCTGGTGTGCAAGCCCAAGATCTTCATCTTCcag GCGTGTCGTGGGGATAAACATGACGAGCCAGTCAGTCCTATAGTAGACGTGGTGGACTGTGAGGTTCACGCTAACCAGCTGGTTGTGGACGTTGGGACGGTACACACACTTCCTGCTGGAGCGGACTTCCTGATGTGCTACTCTGTGGCCGAGG gttATTTCTCCCACAGAGAGACGTTGAATGGATCGTGGTACATCCAGGACCTATGTGAAGTGCTCCAGGAGTACGGAACGCGGCTGGAAATCACAGAGATGATGACGCTAGTTAACCGCCGGGTGTCGCTGCGACGCGTAGAGAACTGTGCCGACCGCAACGCCATCGGGAAGaaacag GTCCCCTGCTATACCTCTATGCTCACAAAGAAACTTTACTTCAGATCCAAGAAGCTCTGA